One part of the Armatimonadota bacterium genome encodes these proteins:
- a CDS encoding GerMN domain-containing protein, whose translation MAKRKSRSFSFGWTIILALVVFGAAAAATYYFSNGMGKGVKKPESKPVVENHTTIAEIPERKVVIYLPISEKNRFYLVPVTRTTEIKGDILSVAAKVLLATNGEKGEAGKLIPKGTKLLVPVKVAKAIATLDLSKEFVDKFSGGSTQESLVLNSIAHTLVVNSGGKVRKVQILVEGNTVESLGGHFELTDPIEADSTLLKPDK comes from the coding sequence ATGGCAAAGCGAAAATCGAGATCATTCAGTTTTGGCTGGACAATAATTCTGGCGCTTGTCGTTTTTGGAGCAGCAGCGGCAGCCACATATTACTTTTCCAATGGCATGGGTAAGGGAGTAAAGAAACCTGAAAGCAAACCCGTGGTGGAAAACCATACCACAATTGCAGAGATCCCCGAGCGTAAAGTAGTCATCTACCTGCCGATCAGCGAGAAAAACAGGTTCTATCTTGTTCCCGTGACTAGAACCACGGAGATCAAAGGTGATATACTGAGCGTAGCTGCAAAAGTGCTTCTCGCCACCAACGGTGAAAAGGGTGAGGCAGGTAAACTTATTCCCAAGGGGACTAAGTTGCTGGTTCCGGTCAAAGTCGCAAAGGCTATAGCCACACTTGACCTGAGTAAAGAGTTCGTGGATAAATTCTCAGGCGGCTCGACCCAGGAGTCGCTTGTGCTTAACTCCATCGCCCATACTCTCGTTGTAAACAGCGGCGGGAAAGTGCGGAAAGTGCAAATTCTAGTGGAAGGAAATACGGTTGAATCGCTTGGCGGACATTTCGAGCTTACCGATCCCATAGAGGCCGACTCCACCTTGCTCAAACCGGATAAATAG
- a CDS encoding N-acetylmuramoyl-L-alanine amidase: MKRMIMASLMLLVLVCATIPGACAELVPVRVLAGGREAVLAPSSVWDGKRVLAPLGILDALGASYMASTENKKIAVISARGEVGEIETVDVNKAKMLPMDKLLAIIGGESGWDGDAKTLSLTAHMQSVEFVDETLKINCSFPVVYTVKPWTSANKLVIDIPYAKLDSEAREVYIGTGKILRARLGSQDGCARVVLDMEKNVPYKVISDPVTAQIAVKVSESLPKPKAQISQQPKTEKKKTFSITGIRVDPVHDNGFDLVISTDKKGSASVSYDVCPPEIGVILPGGIVEDSQCAGSSPLLKSVKIDKSNPNKPQLELQLKRVMVCSLQADESQMVFSVRPPDKSGGKLADKVIVVDPGHGGNQKGACCGNIMEKDVNVKIADELADVLRSQGAKVILTRTGDVAMGLAARSEVAIKNDADFFISIHCNSNGVSNSASGIETYYHKSEPSPMALAYAVHAGVCSATGMCDRRPRSDKTLYESGLAVLRRLENTGLPGILLECGYLNHSSDRNKLLDANYRKKLASGIVAGLRSYIEGTPIEVRQ; this comes from the coding sequence ATGAAGCGAATGATAATGGCTTCGTTAATGCTCCTTGTCCTGGTGTGCGCCACAATCCCCGGCGCCTGCGCGGAGCTGGTCCCGGTTCGTGTGCTTGCAGGAGGCAGGGAGGCTGTTCTTGCGCCGTCATCGGTGTGGGATGGCAAGCGTGTACTGGCTCCCCTGGGCATCCTGGATGCGCTTGGCGCAAGCTACATGGCGTCAACGGAGAACAAGAAGATCGCAGTCATCTCCGCCCGTGGAGAGGTGGGTGAGATCGAGACTGTGGACGTAAACAAAGCAAAAATGCTCCCGATGGACAAACTTCTCGCCATTATCGGCGGTGAGTCAGGTTGGGACGGTGATGCAAAGACACTCAGTCTCACGGCTCATATGCAGTCGGTCGAGTTTGTCGACGAAACCCTCAAAATTAACTGCAGCTTCCCGGTTGTTTATACGGTAAAGCCCTGGACAAGCGCCAACAAGCTGGTAATCGATATCCCGTATGCCAAGCTCGATTCCGAAGCGAGAGAGGTCTACATCGGCACGGGAAAAATACTGCGGGCGCGGCTGGGCAGTCAGGACGGCTGCGCGCGGGTAGTGCTGGATATGGAGAAGAACGTTCCGTATAAAGTAATAAGCGACCCGGTGACTGCCCAGATTGCAGTCAAGGTCTCCGAAAGTCTTCCCAAACCCAAAGCACAGATTTCACAGCAGCCGAAAACCGAAAAAAAGAAAACGTTTTCAATCACCGGCATCCGGGTCGATCCGGTTCACGATAACGGTTTTGATCTGGTTATCTCCACAGACAAAAAAGGCTCCGCCTCGGTAAGCTATGATGTCTGCCCGCCCGAAATCGGCGTCATCCTGCCGGGCGGCATTGTGGAAGATTCGCAGTGCGCTGGTTCCAGCCCGCTTCTTAAGAGCGTAAAGATTGACAAGTCAAACCCCAACAAACCCCAACTGGAACTGCAGCTCAAGCGCGTCATGGTTTGTTCTCTGCAGGCAGATGAGTCGCAGATGGTGTTCTCTGTCCGCCCGCCGGATAAGTCCGGCGGAAAGCTTGCGGACAAAGTGATTGTGGTTGACCCGGGGCATGGCGGAAACCAGAAGGGCGCATGCTGCGGCAATATTATGGAAAAGGATGTTAATGTCAAGATCGCTGATGAACTGGCGGATGTTCTGCGCTCTCAGGGTGCGAAAGTTATTCTGACCCGAACTGGCGATGTGGCTATGGGTCTGGCTGCGCGGTCCGAGGTTGCAATCAAGAACGATGCGGACTTTTTCATCAGCATTCACTGCAATTCCAATGGCGTCTCCAATTCTGCCAGTGGAATCGAGACCTACTATCATAAATCCGAGCCAAGCCCTATGGCGCTGGCATATGCGGTGCATGCGGGTGTGTGTTCCGCGACCGGCATGTGTGACAGGCGGCCCCGCAGCGATAAGACGCTCTACGAATCCGGGCTGGCTGTCCTGAGGCGGCTTGAGAACACCGGCCTGCCGGGAATACTTCTGGAATGCGGCTATCTCAACCACTCTTCCGACCGAAACAAGCTGCTTGATGCAAACTACAGAAAGAAACTGGCATCCGGGATTGTTGCAGGACTTAGGTCTTATATCGAAGGCACTCCTATTGAAGTGAGGCAATAG